Sequence from the Cucurbita pepo subsp. pepo cultivar mu-cu-16 chromosome LG02, ASM280686v2, whole genome shotgun sequence genome:
tttaaaacgcgtctactagtgagaggtttccacacccttataaagaatgtttcgttcctccctctaaccgatgtgggatctcacaccaaCCACTTCTAAACTGTAATGATTTTTACAACAATTGTACCCAACAAgcattttgacttttttttagttctaaCATGATGAATTTGAACAATTGACCTCTTACTCAAATGATACATACTGTCCAAACCCTAGATGGCTCCTTTATGCGATAGACATATGTCTGTTGTTCATGATGTTCATGACACTacaaaggaaggaaaaaaaataaggaacTAAACGTCATCTATATTCTGTAAACAGTCGACCCAGAACCAAAAGGGTCGGtatacaataataaaaaaaagggataAAACGTGAATTTGTTCGTGTATTTTACTATGATTGGTGGAGATGATAGAGAAGTCCTAAAAAGAGAGCACTCTaaggataaaagaaagaggTGTGTGGATAGAAGGTAAGAGTAGAGGAAAGTGGAGAGGTTTATAGGACATGGATGACTTGGAAAGTGAAGTTAAAGATGTGGGGATTGTGTTTGGTGTGCCATTGGGTCAAAGATTTGATCACTACttttctataaattataaataaatatacacaTCATAATCTCTTCCCTTCCATAATATTATGTCATTTTTGTGTATTGCTTACGTCCTTGCCTAGCTTACAAACAGGGTTTGATATGTGCACGGGTTAATTGTATTTATTCTCGACCTAAAGGTTAGATGTTGAAATTTTCTACTCTATATGTTCTAACGATCCATACCCAGAACTCGGAATTCAAATTTGACACCTGATAATCttgacatggtcacgttacttactccttgcttctaagagtgaaaattattCTCATCCAGCCTTCTTAATTTTACCATATCATAATACGCCAACTTAATTATCGATATTgatctttgaaatttaactTCATTATTACCAtttctgtaacagcccaagtctatcactagcagatattgtcgtttgtgagctttcccttttacttctcaaggttttaaaacgcgtctgctaaagAGACGtttctacacttttataaagaatgtttcgttttttctctttaactgatgtggggtctcacactTTCGATTTTGGTAGTTCATATCGAAGCTATTAAGTATCGTATCTGAATTTGAAGAGATCATGGAAAgtgttgggttgaattaaGAAAGATGGAGAAATATGAGGCTTGAAATGGAAGCAAAGGGGAGTGGGGGCAGTGGGGGAGGTGGCGCTTTCTGAAGGTGACAACCTAAGCATGCTCCCTTTGTCTCTCTCCAACTCACTTTACACAAAAACATTCATTAGTGGGTTCACTTTTCATCATCTTATTCTCTCCCACATCGCCTAATTCTTTCCATATCATTCATTATTTAACAAGTGATAGTGAGCAATGGTATAAATTTGTAGGTAAGGGGATTCCCATATTCCATTCATTATTATCACTCGTTTAAAAGAGGAGTTCGTGGAAAACCATGGGAAGGCAGCCATGCTGTGAGAAGGTAGGGTTGAAGAAAGGGCCATGGACAGCTGAGGAAGACAAGAAGCTCATCAACTTCATCCTCTCAAATGGGCAGTGTTGTTGGAGGGCTGTCCCGAAACTTGCCGGCCTTTTGCGATGCGGGAAAAGTTGCAGACTTCGATGGACTAATTACCTAAGGCCCGACCTTAAACGAGGCCTTCTCTCTGATTTCGAAGAGAAAATGGTCATTGACCTCCATGCTCAACTCGGAAACAGGTCAGTTGGGGTCGGTCTTTATCTCTCCTCTTCTCTGTAACTCAATCTTGAATCTTCcttgcatttttattttcagatgGTCTAAGATTGCTTCCCATCTTCCTGGAAGAACCGACAATGAGATAAAGAATCATTGGAACACTCACATTAAAAAGAAGCTAAGAAAAATGGGCATCGACCCTCAAACGCACAAACCTATCTCCTCCCCAACGGTTCAACTTCAACCCGATGTAGAGAGATCATCAAACTCATTGGTTGTCACTGACGTCGAAGAGGAACAAGCAACAACGTGCATGAATGTCATTGAGTCTCAAGCAATTCTAGATCCTTGTATTCCTTCCTCGtcgtcttcgtcttcttcatcttcgtcTCCTTCAACCTCGAATCCAATTGGGTTTGAAGACCTCAAGCTCCCCGATTTCGATTGGTTATATTGCAACGACATGAGTAATAATGGCAGTGATGTCGGATTTTGGGAAGATGATTTTAGTAGTTGGGATTTCTTGGTTGGTCATGAGGACGGTGAAGTGCCAATTTTCCAAGAATCTTGGCCTTGTGGATTACTATGAACCCAACAATAACATTATTCTTGTCAAaatgtttgtgtttttttcttgtaaaatGATTGGTCCTAAGagagaataaatatttttaaaaaatatatcatgtgtttttttttgggttatggtcaaataaattgtatttttttttatatagtttgaatatttacaaattattatatgATCGGATGACTTTTTATTGAAGTGTATTTCGCTTAAAAACgttttagaataataataataataaaactcaatttctatattattttttataaaaattatattctaaaacttgaaattttatttttaagaataattaaatagaataaataatctaaaaaaataattatgaaattggataagttataataaatatatgtaaaaaagtattttaaatttaagattagtCATGGATTTATACTTGGATTAGACTACTAAGGCTTCAAATTGTTTACAATAATTTCCAATTAAATATGATTATTGGGCCTATCATTTCTCTCTAAAAAGGCCTAAATCTGATGGGccttccttttgtttcttaaCATAGCCCATTAAGATAACTAATGGGCCTATCATTTCTCTCTAGAAAGGCCTAAATCTGATGGgccttcttttgtttcttaacATAGCCCATTAAGATAACTAATGGGCCTATCATTTCTCTCTAAAAAGGCCTAAATCTGATGGGGccttccttttgtttcttaaCATAGCCCATTAAGATAACTAATGGGCCTATCATTTCTCTCTAAAAAGGCCTAAATCTGATGGgccttcttttgtttcttaacATAGCCCATTAAGATAACTAATGGGCCTATCATTTCTCTCTAAAAAGGCCTAAATCTGATGGGgccttctttttgtttcttaacaTAGCCCATTAAGATAACTAATGGGCCTATCATTTCTCTCTAAAAAGGCCTAAATCTGATGGGCCTTTACAtaaactttttgtttcttaacaTAGCCCATTAAAATAACTAATGGGCTTTTTTTCCCCAACTTTCTTATGAAATCACTAATGGATTGATTTTAtgtcaattttcttttagcgaaaaaaaatagatatattGAGCCTAAAtacaccgctagccgatattatccattttaatCTGTTACATGTCATCattagtctcacagttttaaaatgcatctattacggagagattttcacacccttacgagaaatgtttcgttctcctcttcaactgaaatgggatctcacaatccacctctttgaGAGTCAGCGTCtccactggcacaccgcctagtatCGGgcactgataccatttgtgtgTCACATGAGTAATTACGAATataccttcgagactcacaaaaatattgaaCTAAGTTATGAAACTTTACTTTTTGATAAGTgtggtattaaaaaaattaaacaaagaaagtaGGTAGAAAAGGAGAACACTATTTATTGTATAATGATAGTGATAGGTACCATCCAAAGGAATCAAACCTCGAAGAATGAAATATGCAAACATAGAACAGGACAACGAAGCCCCCAATGAAAGCCTTTGCTTTGCTTTCATCACCAACCCAAAGACGTACGAACCTGGCATTGTATTGGTGACCTCTATGTCAATATGCNttttttttttttttttttttttttttttttttttttttctgtctgTCTCATttcgtctctttcaaaatgatcatgaatttgaaaagaaatagcATTGTTAGTGTCACCGTAATGGCTCAAgaccaccactagtagatattgaccgttttggctcgttacgtttCATCGTCAGTCTTacaactgatgtaggatctcacagtaaTGCATGAGTAAATGAGAGATACATAAATGAATCGATACCATATTCAAATGACAGCAAGTGGTTTTGAGGATATGATGGTAAATAAACACTTACAAGAATTAATAGTTACTACTTATACCAACAAATTGTACCAgtttaatcataaaaacttcaaacttaAGTATGACCACTTGAGAATTGTACAATAAAACATGTGAGTAAAGACAaaaacatgctaaaaaaaacttcGTATTAATTTGT
This genomic interval carries:
- the LOC111788954 gene encoding transcription factor MYB20-like, translated to MGRQPCCEKVGLKKGPWTAEEDKKLINFILSNGQCCWRAVPKLAGLLRCGKSCRLRWTNYLRPDLKRGLLSDFEEKMVIDLHAQLGNRWSKIASHLPGRTDNEIKNHWNTHIKKKLRKMGIDPQTHKPISSPTVQLQPDVERSSNSLVVTDVEEEQATTCMNVIESQAILDPCIPSSSSSSSSSSSPSTSNPIGFEDLKLPDFDWLYCNDMSNNGSDVGFWEDDFSSWDFLVGHEDGEVPIFQESWPCGLL